The Terriglobales bacterium genome contains the following window.
AGAACTCCTGCCTGGACTTCGCTGTTTCTACGCCATACGCAGGGCCGCAGGCCGAAGTTCAGTGTTTTCTATGAGAACAAGGGCATTGTAGCAGGGAGGTGCCGCCCCTCCGGGGGACGGAGAGGCGGCGCCGGCACGGTCACCGCGGCGGCGGTCCCACGGCCAGACGCGCCAGAGTCTGAAGGTCTGGGACCTTCAGATCGGGTTCTCCGCCGCTGGGGCGGGTGGCGCCGAAGCCGCGGCGGGTGACCAGCACGGTGGCCAGGCCTAGCGAGCGGGCGGGTACCACGTCGTGAAACACGCTCTGGCCGACGTGCAGCACACGCTCGCGGGGCAGGTGCAGGCGCTCCAAGGCAAGAAGGAACGGGGCCGGAGAGGGCTTGTAGGCCCGCGCCTGCTGTGCCGTGATGACCGCGTCAAAGCCGATTCCCAGGTGGCGCGCGGTCCCGGCGAAGAGGTCGTCGTCGATGTTGGAGACGATGGCCAGCCGGTAGCGGGTCTTCAGTCTCTGGAGCGCGGCCCGGGTGTCGGGGAAGAGCGGCCAGTCGGGGAGGGAGGCGGCCAGGGACTCCGCCTCCGCCTGGGAAGCCTGGAAGCCCAGGCGCTCGCCCAGCCCGCGAACCACGGCGGCCAGAACCTGGCGATAGGTCTGGTAGGGGACCTGCGCCCGGGGCTCCAAGTCGCCGTAGAGGTCGAGGAGCTGCTGGTCGGTGAGGTCGCGGGCGTGGGCGCGCAGGATGGGGCGCAGGGCGGCGAGCAGGCCCGTCTCCCAGTCCACCAGCGTGCCATAGCAGTCGAAGGTGAGGGCGGCAAAACCGGCGAAGTCCACGGAGAGCGATTGTATACAAGGAGAGCGCGACGAGAGCGCGACGGGTGCGGGGCTACCAGTCGAGCTGGGCCTCGCAGCGGTTGCACTTCTGGCCGCGCAGCTCGTTGTCGGCGTGGAGCTGGACCTTGACCCGTCCGTTGAGCACGCGCACCACCACGTCGGAATCGCCGGGGACCTCAGGCAGGGAGTCGCCGCCGGTCTCGCGCAGCACCACCTGCACCTGGGTGCCATCCAGGCTGCCGGGGTAGGTGATCCAGCCGTCGGTGTGGGCGAAGGTCAGGGTATCGATCTGTTGGCGGGAGTAGGAGACGTCCACGCGGGAGTTCGAACTGAGGGAGTAGAACTGCAGCGCCCCGCCGGCGCTGTGGGTGAAGTCCACCAGCAGCAGGTCGCCGTTGTGCAGCAGCAGGAAGTCCTGCTGGGGAAGGGTCTGGGGGAAGACGAGCACAGGAACCAGGAGCAAGAGCAGCAGGGCACGCTTCATACCGCACCTCCCGCGGGCCCGGGGCCCGCGCCGGGGGAGCCACCGACTTCATGCTAGGGGGGGCCGGCCGGACTCGCCTACTGCCAAAAGTGCGAGTTTCGGGTGTATCAGGGCACGGCTTCAGCCGTACCGCAGTAGCAGGCTGGGATGAGCGCCCGAGGGAGCCCGAAGCGAAGGCGAGGGCGAGCCGAGGGCGGGGAAATGCAAACGCAAGGTCCTTCGACTCGCGGCGTCTTGCGGCGGAGCCGCAAGACGCCGCTCGCTCAGGATGACGAACATCAAATGGGGCGCGGGTTGGGCACGCCTGAAGGCGTGCCCTGATACCAAGCCAAGGGCTGAGTGCTGCATCACTCCGAGGTGAAGTAGTCCACGGCGACGGGGCTCTCGAAGAGGGAGTAGTCGCGGGTGACGACGGTGATGCCGCTGTCGGTGACGAAGTAGCGCTGCTTGTCGGCCTCAGGATCGTAGCCGATGACGGTGCCCTCGGGGATGTGCACGTCGCGGTCGAGGATGGCGCGGCGGATGCGGCAGTGGCGGCCGATGTTGACGTGGGAAAAGACGATGCTGGAGTCCACCTCGGTGTAGGAGTTGACGCGCACGTCGGGGGAGACCACGCAGTTGCGCACCGTCCCCCCGGAGACGATGCAGCCGGCGGAGACGATGGAATCGATGGCCATGCCCATGCGTCCCGGCTCCCCGAAGACGAACTTGGCGGGCGGGTACTGGCGCTGGTGGGTTCGGATGGGCCAGTTCTTGTCGTAGAGGTTGAAGACGGGGGAGACGGCGATGATGTCCATGTTGGCCTCGTAGTAGGCCTCCAGCGTGCCCACGTCGCGCCAGTAGAGGGCCTCCTTGCGGTTCTCGTCGACGAAGTTGTAGGAGTAGACGCGGTATTCGTCCACCATGCGGGGGAGGATGTCGCGGCCGAAGTCGTGCGAGGAGTGGGAGTCCTCGGCGTCCTTGAGCAGCACCGGCAGCAGCACGTCGGTGTTGAAGAGATAGATGCCCATGGAGGCGGAGACCATGCGGGGATTGTAGGGGGAGCGGACGTCGGTGTGCTGGGGCTTCTCCTGGAAGCCGAAGATGCGGCCCTCGGCGTCGATCTCGACCACCCCGAAGCGGTAGGTCTCGCTGGGGTCCACCAGGATGGTGGCCACGGTGACGTCGGCGCCGGAATCGCGGTGCTGGCGGGCCATGAGCCCGTAGTTCATCTTGTAGATGTGGTCGCCGGCCAGGATGAGCACGTGCTTGGGCTGCTCGCTGCCGATGGAATAAATGTTCTGATAGACGGCGTCGGCGGTGCCCATGTACCAGTTCTCGCTGACCCGCTTCATGGGAGGCAGGATCTCGATGAACTCGCCCATCTCGCGGGCCACGATGTTCCAGCCCTCGCGCACGTGGCGGTTCAGGGACAGGGCCTTGTACTGGGTGAGGATGTAGATGCGGCGCAGGTCG
Protein-coding sequences here:
- the glgC gene encoding glucose-1-phosphate adenylyltransferase; translated protein: MKDTLGIVMAGGAGERLYPLTRDRAKPAVTFGGIYRIIDVTLSNCLNSDLRRIYILTQYKALSLNRHVREGWNIVAREMGEFIEILPPMKRVSENWYMGTADAVYQNIYSIGSEQPKHVLILAGDHIYKMNYGLMARQHRDSGADVTVATILVDPSETYRFGVVEIDAEGRIFGFQEKPQHTDVRSPYNPRMVSASMGIYLFNTDVLLPVLLKDAEDSHSSHDFGRDILPRMVDEYRVYSYNFVDENRKEALYWRDVGTLEAYYEANMDIIAVSPVFNLYDKNWPIRTHQRQYPPAKFVFGEPGRMGMAIDSIVSAGCIVSGGTVRNCVVSPDVRVNSYTEVDSSIVFSHVNIGRHCRIRRAILDRDVHIPEGTVIGYDPEADKQRYFVTDSGITVVTRDYSLFESPVAVDYFTSE
- a CDS encoding haloacid dehalogenase type II, with the protein product MDFAGFAALTFDCYGTLVDWETGLLAALRPILRAHARDLTDQQLLDLYGDLEPRAQVPYQTYRQVLAAVVRGLGERLGFQASQAEAESLAASLPDWPLFPDTRAALQRLKTRYRLAIVSNIDDDLFAGTARHLGIGFDAVITAQQARAYKPSPAPFLLALERLHLPRERVLHVGQSVFHDVVPARSLGLATVLVTRRGFGATRPSGGEPDLKVPDLQTLARLAVGPPPR